A stretch of Deinococcus cellulosilyticus NBRC 106333 = KACC 11606 DNA encodes these proteins:
- a CDS encoding type II/IV secretion system protein, whose protein sequence is MSLSISDRRLGAMLLEQGLISDEDLHRAIEAHTAMGGGRLSDILIQHNIVSERRIAKVIEENLGIPLIDLLKESLDPSAYQLLPGQTAQQHNAFPFAADHARRILKVAFLDPLHNMSLETVEDDTNYSVEPYQGLRSQLQWAIAKHYPELNLSIPEVTDIGHSEVAKVGQIMLRRGFIKETQLTEALSEQQKSGEPLGRVLVRMKYISEEQLYEVLSEHAGVPFIRNPKDYEPSDEVLGHMLRSDSIRLQAVPLEEHSGALLVGSSDFRNRADIEAAVGRPVKLALILPLALQELIERFYPEKSALGETLMQQGKITREQLLEGLSIQRRTRSNKPLGEILVDLGYLKVEDLESALSNQKSSGTRLEDTLVQSGKISEETIARSLALQLGYEYVNLNEAQVQLAVAQMVSESTARRYTVIPLRMQGNALVVAMKDPRHIFAIDDLRVMTGREIIPVVAQEKDILKIIERIHGNTDISSLNKELAAMRKDAAKEEQNSVLDALDDNAIVKVVDTIIREAALQEASDIHIEPNPTSLKVRFRVDGALREYQELPKSAANSIAARIKILGNLDIAERRIPQDGRVRFRKGAIDLDLRLSTLPTVYGEKIVMRLLQKASNIPEVEQLGFSEHNYQRFIDTIEKPYGIFLITGPTGSGKSFTTFSILKRISTPDSNTTTVEDPVEYEIPGINQTQVNVQAGMTFARALRSFLRQDPDIIMVGEIRDGETAQIATEAALTGHLVIATLHTNDAPGAITRLEEMGVESFNISAALIGVLAQRLVRRVCQNCKVAVSADPEVLRKLGLQEKDIKNATLYRGTGCAKCNQTGYKGRMAIHELLVVDEHVKKGINTGKAATEIKEIAMQHSGLKTLRTDGLEKALQGMTTLEEILGNTNE, encoded by the coding sequence ATGAGTTTGAGCATCAGTGACCGTAGGTTGGGAGCCATGCTGCTGGAGCAGGGTCTGATCAGCGATGAAGACCTGCACCGGGCAATTGAGGCGCACACCGCCATGGGTGGCGGACGCCTGAGTGACATTCTCATTCAACACAACATCGTCAGTGAACGTCGCATTGCCAAGGTGATCGAGGAGAATCTGGGCATCCCCCTGATTGACCTCCTCAAGGAGAGCCTGGACCCCTCTGCATACCAGTTGCTGCCCGGTCAGACGGCGCAGCAGCACAATGCATTTCCTTTTGCTGCGGACCATGCCAGACGCATTCTGAAAGTTGCATTTCTGGACCCCCTCCACAACATGTCTCTGGAGACCGTGGAGGACGACACCAATTACTCGGTGGAGCCTTACCAGGGCCTGCGCTCCCAGTTGCAGTGGGCCATTGCCAAGCACTACCCGGAACTGAACCTGTCCATCCCTGAGGTGACCGACATCGGTCATTCCGAGGTGGCCAAAGTCGGGCAGATCATGCTCAGGCGCGGGTTCATCAAAGAAACCCAGCTGACCGAGGCCCTCTCCGAACAGCAGAAATCCGGTGAACCGCTGGGGCGCGTGCTGGTGCGCATGAAGTACATCTCGGAAGAGCAACTCTACGAGGTGCTTTCCGAGCATGCCGGCGTGCCCTTCATCCGCAACCCCAAAGATTACGAGCCCAGCGATGAAGTGCTGGGGCACATGCTGCGCTCGGATTCCATCCGTCTGCAGGCCGTGCCTCTGGAAGAGCACTCGGGAGCCCTGCTGGTGGGCAGTTCTGATTTCCGCAACCGTGCAGACATTGAGGCTGCAGTGGGTCGCCCGGTCAAACTGGCCCTGATTTTGCCCCTCGCCCTGCAGGAACTGATCGAGCGCTTCTACCCCGAGAAGAGTGCACTGGGCGAAACCCTGATGCAACAGGGCAAAATCACCCGTGAACAGCTGCTGGAAGGCCTCAGCATCCAGCGGCGCACCCGCTCCAACAAGCCCCTCGGGGAAATCCTGGTGGACCTGGGGTACCTGAAAGTCGAAGACCTGGAATCTGCACTGTCCAACCAGAAATCCAGCGGCACCCGCCTGGAAGACACGCTGGTGCAGTCCGGCAAGATCAGCGAGGAAACCATTGCCCGTTCCCTGGCCTTGCAGCTCGGGTACGAGTATGTGAACCTCAACGAAGCCCAGGTGCAACTTGCTGTCGCCCAGATGGTCTCGGAGTCCACGGCACGCCGCTACACCGTGATCCCACTGCGCATGCAGGGGAACGCGCTGGTGGTCGCCATGAAAGATCCCCGGCACATCTTCGCCATTGACGACCTCAGGGTCATGACCGGGCGTGAAATCATTCCGGTGGTCGCACAGGAAAAAGACATCCTGAAGATCATTGAGCGCATTCACGGCAACACCGACATCTCTTCTCTGAACAAAGAACTGGCTGCCATGCGCAAAGATGCAGCCAAGGAAGAGCAAAACAGCGTTCTCGATGCCCTGGATGACAACGCCATCGTGAAGGTGGTGGACACCATCATCCGTGAAGCAGCCCTGCAGGAAGCCTCAGACATCCACATCGAGCCCAATCCCACCTCCCTGAAAGTGCGCTTCCGGGTGGACGGTGCCCTGCGCGAGTACCAGGAGCTCCCCAAGAGTGCAGCCAACAGCATTGCAGCACGCATCAAGATCCTCGGGAACCTGGACATCGCAGAACGCCGGATTCCGCAGGACGGACGTGTGCGCTTCCGCAAAGGGGCCATTGACCTCGACTTGCGTCTCTCGACCCTCCCCACTGTGTACGGCGAGAAGATCGTGATGCGTCTCTTGCAGAAAGCCTCCAACATCCCAGAAGTCGAGCAACTGGGCTTCAGTGAGCACAACTACCAGCGCTTCATCGACACCATCGAAAAACCCTACGGCATCTTCCTGATCACCGGCCCCACGGGTTCAGGGAAGTCTTTCACCACCTTCTCGATCCTGAAGCGCATCTCCACACCGGACAGCAACACCACCACCGTGGAAGACCCGGTGGAGTACGAAATTCCTGGCATCAACCAGACGCAGGTGAACGTGCAGGCCGGAATGACTTTCGCCCGGGCCCTCAGATCCTTCCTCCGTCAGGACCCGGACATCATCATGGTCGGGGAAATCCGTGACGGTGAAACCGCCCAGATCGCCACCGAAGCCGCCCTCACGGGACACCTGGTGATCGCGACCCTCCACACCAACGACGCTCCCGGTGCCATCACCCGTCTGGAGGAAATGGGCGTGGAGAGCTTCAACATCTCTGCCGCACTGATCGGGGTGCTGGCCCAGCGTCTGGTGCGCCGGGTCTGCCAGAACTGCAAGGTGGCCGTGAGTGCAGACCCCGAAGTGCTGCGCAAACTCGGGCTGCAGGAAAAAGACATCAAAAATGCCACCCTGTACCGGGGCACGGGCTGCGCCAAGTGCAACCAGACCGGGTACAAGGGACGCATGGCAATCCACGAACTTCTGGTGGTCGATGAGCACGTCAAAAAAGGCATCAACACCGGAAAAGCTGCCACAGAGATCAAAGAAATTGCCATGCAGCACTCCGGCCTGAAAACCCTTCGAACCGACGGCCTTGAAAAAGCCCTGCAGGGCATGACCACCCTGGAAGAGATTCTGGGGAACACCAACGAGTGA
- a CDS encoding YqeG family HAD IIIA-type phosphatase → MVRHVTELSPDFLQEWDIKGLILDLDNTLVPYKSNETAPEIQDWVKCMHASDVKLYMVSNAMHDRVDYWVREFLFPGVGLAAKPLPKFFRRALKALGLPPEQVAMVGDQLFTDVLGGNLAGMRTVMVSPLSDNALPHTKVTRKLERLVLHFLKENAR, encoded by the coding sequence ATGGTGCGCCATGTGACCGAACTCTCGCCGGACTTCCTGCAAGAGTGGGACATTAAGGGTCTGATTTTGGATTTGGATAACACCTTGGTACCCTATAAGAGCAACGAGACAGCCCCTGAAATTCAGGACTGGGTCAAATGCATGCATGCATCTGACGTGAAGCTGTACATGGTCAGCAACGCCATGCATGATCGGGTGGACTATTGGGTGCGGGAATTCTTGTTTCCCGGGGTGGGTCTGGCTGCCAAGCCGCTCCCCAAGTTTTTCAGGCGTGCCCTAAAGGCACTTGGACTTCCGCCGGAGCAGGTGGCGATGGTGGGAGATCAGTTGTTTACAGATGTGCTGGGTGGGAACCTGGCAGGCATGCGCACAGTGATGGTGTCACCCCTGAGTGACAACGCCCTGCCGCACACCAAAGTGACCAGAAAACTGGAACGCCTGGTTCTGCACTTCTTGAAGGAGAACGCCAGATGA
- the pgeF gene encoding peptidoglycan editing factor PgeF: MWLISEQLPAQHGFSTRKGGVSLPPFDSLNFDDRQDDPAQVEENRRLGLAALGFRPEQVARLNQVHSCDVVQAHPGVQTGDALVSRDQGVVLAIGTADCYPILFHDPVNGVIGAAHAGWRGTVGRIAQRTLRAMQDLGAELKHTRAAIGPGISVSQYQVGKDVADQFMREGFPAQCLQRDHHLDLLAANVFVLEEAGLQPEQIWTAGRCSTEPEFFSYRRDAGVTGRMWAVIGQ; encoded by the coding sequence ATGTGGTTGATTTCAGAGCAGCTTCCAGCACAACACGGTTTCAGCACCCGCAAAGGCGGAGTGTCTTTGCCCCCTTTTGACAGCCTCAACTTCGATGACCGTCAAGATGATCCTGCACAGGTGGAAGAAAACCGCCGTCTGGGTCTGGCGGCACTGGGTTTCAGGCCCGAACAGGTGGCCCGCCTGAACCAGGTGCATTCCTGTGATGTGGTGCAGGCCCATCCAGGGGTGCAGACCGGGGATGCCCTGGTGAGCCGGGATCAGGGTGTGGTGCTGGCCATTGGAACAGCAGACTGCTACCCCATTCTGTTTCATGACCCGGTGAATGGGGTGATCGGGGCTGCCCATGCTGGTTGGAGGGGCACCGTGGGCCGAATCGCGCAGCGCACCCTCAGGGCCATGCAGGACCTCGGGGCAGAGCTGAAGCACACCCGGGCAGCGATTGGACCTGGCATCTCTGTTTCGCAGTACCAGGTGGGGAAGGATGTGGCAGACCAGTTCATGCGGGAAGGTTTTCCTGCACAGTGCCTGCAGAGAGACCACCATCTGGACCTGCTTGCTGCCAACGTCTTTGTGCTTGAGGAGGCTGGACTCCAGCCAGAGCAGATCTGGACTGCTGGCCGCTGCTCAACAGAACCCGAGTTTTTCTCTTACCGCCGTGATGCTGGAGTGACGGGCAGGATGTGGGCGGTGATTGGACAGTGA
- a CDS encoding enoyl-ACP reductase FabI: MIGIDLSGKTALVMGVTNSYSLGWAIGEKLLQAGAKCIFSYQGERLKPALEKLLAPYEGTLTGQCDVTNEAELESLFAQIKAEFGSLDYIVHAVAYAPRASMEGRFVDTTQEDWNTALSVSAYSLVSVARHAEPLLNEGGSIVTLTYYASQKVVPKYNVMGIAKAALEASTRYLAYELGSKNVRVNAISAGPMRTVAAKSIPGFTSMLSKAAEMAALKRNATSEEVGKLGLFLLSDLSSGITGETTYVDAGYNIMGMSFE, from the coding sequence ATGATTGGAATTGATCTCTCAGGCAAAACCGCTCTGGTGATGGGTGTCACCAACAGTTACTCTCTGGGCTGGGCCATTGGCGAAAAACTGCTGCAAGCCGGTGCAAAGTGCATCTTCAGTTACCAGGGGGAGCGCCTCAAGCCTGCCCTGGAAAAACTCCTGGCCCCCTATGAGGGAACCCTCACCGGACAGTGCGATGTCACCAATGAGGCGGAACTCGAATCCCTCTTTGCCCAGATCAAAGCGGAGTTCGGTTCTCTGGACTACATTGTTCACGCCGTTGCTTACGCCCCCCGTGCCAGCATGGAAGGCCGTTTCGTGGACACGACCCAGGAAGACTGGAACACTGCCCTGTCCGTCAGTGCCTACAGCCTGGTTTCCGTGGCCCGTCACGCCGAGCCTTTGCTCAATGAGGGCGGCAGCATCGTCACCCTCACCTACTATGCCAGCCAGAAAGTGGTCCCCAAGTACAACGTGATGGGCATCGCCAAGGCCGCTCTGGAAGCCTCCACCCGTTACCTCGCCTATGAACTGGGCAGCAAAAATGTGCGTGTGAATGCGATCTCTGCAGGCCCCATGCGCACTGTGGCCGCCAAGAGCATCCCTGGTTTCACCAGCATGCTGTCCAAAGCCGCAGAAATGGCCGCCCTGAAACGCAACGCCACCAGCGAAGAGGTGGGCAAACTCGGCCTCTTCCTGCTCTCCGACCTGTCCAGTGGCATCACCGGTGAAACCACCTACGTGGACGCTGGTTACAACATCATGGGCATGTCGTTTGAGTGA
- a CDS encoding SDR family oxidoreductase codes for MQGKTVVITGATGGIGKVTAQALSHMGAKVVVLARDAARGKDAIKSLSKDCELYIGDLASQDDLRRICSEIKSKHEKIDVLVNNAGAIFSERLESPDGIEMTIALNHLSYFILSTLLLDPLMKAEQGRIVNVSSAAHQMGYVDFTDFQYQERRYNAVRAYNDTKLMNVLFTYELARRLKGTSVTCNCLHPGAVKTGFGKDAGGLLGKLFKIFRPIMVTPEQGARTSIYLASSPEVADISGKYFVNAAPAKSSVRSYDEGLAARLWYTSKELTGLD; via the coding sequence ATGCAAGGCAAAACCGTGGTGATCACCGGGGCCACCGGCGGCATTGGCAAAGTGACAGCGCAGGCCCTCTCTCACATGGGGGCAAAAGTTGTGGTGCTGGCAAGAGACGCAGCCAGAGGGAAAGATGCCATCAAAAGCCTCTCAAAGGATTGCGAACTGTACATTGGTGACCTCGCCAGTCAGGATGACCTGCGGCGCATCTGCAGTGAAATCAAGAGCAAACACGAAAAAATTGATGTGCTGGTCAACAATGCTGGAGCCATCTTCTCCGAGCGTCTGGAAAGCCCGGATGGCATCGAGATGACCATTGCCCTCAATCACCTGAGTTATTTCATCCTCAGCACCCTGCTGCTCGACCCCCTGATGAAGGCCGAGCAGGGACGCATTGTGAATGTCAGCAGTGCTGCCCACCAGATGGGTTATGTGGATTTCACGGACTTTCAGTACCAGGAACGCCGGTACAATGCCGTTCGGGCCTACAACGACACCAAGCTGATGAATGTGCTGTTCACCTACGAACTGGCCCGCCGCCTGAAAGGCACCTCTGTGACCTGCAACTGCCTGCATCCCGGGGCCGTCAAAACCGGTTTTGGCAAAGATGCAGGAGGCCTGCTGGGAAAACTCTTCAAAATCTTCAGACCCATCATGGTCACCCCCGAGCAGGGTGCCAGGACCAGCATTTATCTGGCCAGCAGTCCAGAGGTGGCAGACATTTCGGGGAAGTACTTTGTGAATGCAGCTCCAGCGAAATCCAGCGTGCGCAGTTACGACGAAGGGCTTGCTGCTCGCCTGTGGTACACCTCCAAGGAACTGACCGGACTGGACTGA
- a CDS encoding GNAT family N-acetyltransferase, giving the protein MTENTIQIRPIHTQDHDHWLPLWEGYQRFYHADIPSETTSLTWSRFLDPREPMFAALAWDGDQAIGLVHFIYHRSCWTSGNYCYLQDLFVNGERRGQGVGRKLIEHVYQQAQEAGCSRVHWLTHETNQDAMKLYDRLADRSGFVQYRKLL; this is encoded by the coding sequence ATGACTGAAAACACCATCCAGATTCGGCCCATTCACACCCAGGACCATGACCACTGGCTTCCGCTCTGGGAAGGCTACCAGCGGTTCTACCATGCAGACATTCCCTCTGAGACCACGTCCCTCACCTGGTCCCGGTTTCTGGACCCCAGAGAGCCCATGTTTGCCGCCCTTGCCTGGGACGGGGATCAGGCCATTGGTCTGGTGCATTTCATCTACCACCGTTCCTGCTGGACGTCTGGCAACTACTGTTACCTGCAGGACCTGTTCGTGAATGGAGAGCGCAGAGGGCAAGGGGTGGGCCGCAAATTGATCGAGCACGTCTATCAGCAGGCCCAGGAAGCCGGATGCTCACGGGTGCACTGGCTGACCCACGAAACCAATCAGGACGCCATGAAACTCTATGACCGCCTTGCGGACAGGTCGGGATTTGTGCAGTACCGCAAGCTGCTTTAA
- a CDS encoding MFS transporter, producing the protein MYRSDLTVTRMNLLLALRNVVFYSGFASFALYVPLYARHFEVPTAVIGLGSLMTAIASFLFSTFFLAKLVERIGDRRLHRLMWIASLLIVLLIFLLGKETPYLYPIITAGLGAAMMTLMPLNDIAATTSLKGIKPTYGPVRVAGSLSFLVTTLIMGPLVDSLGYAVVPFWMLGITVLAQVINNSVTFQKVPRDQGANPKAMLGSRRASLIMLLPVLATIILLSASHAAYNNFGSVLLEGLGLTGTQLSRVFAVAVVAESLAFFVADRFRLPFFTVAALAAGLAVFRWWLWFSQPGYLVLILSQGFHSITFATMQLAFMRYSQTLDNHTRQLLISVYGGVGMQLFPGFTTFVLGFFIDRYNTQVFLLSMALAALSLVLALLHVRRVQPTSSQVAP; encoded by the coding sequence ATGTACCGTTCTGATCTCACGGTGACCCGCATGAACCTGCTGCTGGCCCTGCGGAATGTGGTGTTCTATTCTGGCTTTGCCAGTTTTGCATTGTATGTGCCCCTGTATGCAAGACATTTTGAGGTGCCCACGGCGGTGATCGGTCTGGGCAGCCTGATGACGGCCATTGCCAGTTTCCTGTTCAGCACGTTCTTTCTGGCAAAACTGGTGGAGCGCATTGGGGACCGCAGGCTGCACCGTCTGATGTGGATTGCCTCTCTGCTGATCGTGCTTTTGATCTTTCTGCTGGGCAAAGAAACCCCTTACCTGTACCCGATCATCACTGCAGGTCTCGGGGCCGCAATGATGACCCTGATGCCGCTGAATGACATTGCTGCCACCACCAGTCTGAAGGGGATCAAGCCCACTTATGGTCCGGTGCGGGTGGCGGGTTCGCTGAGTTTTCTGGTCACCACACTGATCATGGGGCCTCTGGTGGACAGCCTGGGTTATGCCGTGGTGCCGTTCTGGATGCTGGGAATCACTGTACTGGCGCAGGTCATCAACAACAGCGTAACCTTCCAGAAGGTGCCCAGAGATCAGGGGGCAAATCCGAAAGCCATGCTGGGGTCAAGACGTGCAAGCCTGATCATGCTGCTGCCTGTTCTGGCCACCATCATTCTGCTGTCTGCATCCCATGCGGCATACAACAATTTTGGTTCGGTGCTGCTGGAAGGGCTCGGGCTCACCGGAACACAGCTTTCCAGGGTGTTCGCTGTGGCTGTGGTGGCAGAATCCCTGGCTTTCTTTGTGGCAGACCGTTTTCGGCTGCCCTTTTTCACGGTGGCGGCTCTGGCTGCAGGTCTGGCGGTTTTTCGCTGGTGGTTGTGGTTCAGCCAGCCGGGCTATCTGGTGCTGATCCTTTCGCAGGGTTTTCACTCCATCACCTTTGCCACCATGCAACTGGCCTTCATGCGGTACTCCCAGACGCTGGACAACCATACAAGGCAGCTCCTGATCAGTGTGTATGGGGGGGTGGGGATGCAGCTGTTTCCCGGGTTCACCACTTTTGTGCTGGGCTTTTTCATTGATCGGTACAACACGCAGGTTTTTCTGCTGTCGATGGCCCTGGCTGCCCTCTCCCTGGTGCTGGCCCTCTTGCATGTGCGGCGGGTTCAGCCCACGTCTTCACAGGTGGCCCCCTGA
- the folE2 gene encoding GTP cyclohydrolase FolE2 gives MANHNPTLTQGSSRLPSKQERHRLFGSVDPIPGNKPTEKEKMVDLQNTPKDFLFALDQVGISSVKHPAVVHSTLSPTVQTTVANFALTTSLVQNSKGINMSRLTEQLDLYHQQGWDLSLKHLCQFAEELAGRMKQSAATIEVTFPWFYERPAPVTGMTGLMHAEAMMRVHFDEVEGFTATVGLKAMVTTLCPCSKEISEYSAHNQRGVVTAEIELTDAQTDWDWKKALLEAEETNASACMHPILKRPDEKRVTESAYENPRFVEDMVRLVAADLYEMPEVAAFFVECRNEESIHLHDAIARVRYRK, from the coding sequence ATGGCAAATCACAACCCCACCCTGACCCAGGGTTCCTCCCGTCTTCCCTCCAAACAGGAACGGCACCGTCTGTTCGGCTCTGTCGATCCCATTCCTGGCAACAAACCCACCGAAAAAGAAAAAATGGTGGATTTGCAGAACACCCCGAAAGACTTTCTGTTCGCTCTGGACCAGGTCGGCATTTCCAGTGTCAAGCATCCTGCAGTGGTGCACTCCACCCTGAGCCCCACCGTGCAGACCACCGTGGCGAATTTTGCCCTGACCACCAGTCTGGTGCAGAACTCCAAGGGCATCAACATGAGCCGCCTGACCGAGCAACTCGACCTGTACCACCAGCAGGGCTGGGACCTGAGCCTGAAGCACCTGTGCCAGTTCGCCGAGGAACTTGCAGGCCGCATGAAGCAGAGTGCTGCCACCATCGAGGTGACCTTCCCCTGGTTTTACGAGCGTCCTGCTCCTGTCACAGGCATGACGGGCCTGATGCATGCCGAGGCCATGATGCGCGTGCACTTCGATGAAGTGGAGGGCTTCACGGCCACAGTGGGCCTGAAAGCCATGGTGACCACCCTGTGCCCCTGCAGCAAGGAAATCAGCGAGTACAGCGCACACAACCAGCGGGGTGTGGTGACCGCAGAAATCGAACTGACGGACGCACAGACCGACTGGGACTGGAAAAAGGCCCTTCTGGAAGCCGAGGAAACCAACGCCAGTGCCTGCATGCATCCCATCCTCAAGCGCCCTGACGAAAAAAGAGTCACCGAGAGTGCCTATGAGAACCCCCGTTTCGTGGAGGACATGGTGCGCCTGGTGGCCGCTGACCTCTATGAGATGCCCGAAGTTGCCGCTTTCTTTGTGGAGTGCCGCAACGAGGAAAGCATCCACCTGCACGATGCCATTGCGCGGGTGCGGTACCGCAAATAA
- a CDS encoding adenylosuccinate synthase, with translation MPGIAIIGAQWGDEGKGKVIDFLSPDAHFVARYQGGANAGHTVKAKGKTYKLNLLPSGVLRDGVVSILGDGMVIDPWKFLQERESLIEGGLNPTLYISQNAHLVLPHHKSVDARKDFVGTTGRGIGPAYADRARRVGVRMGDLKDDSVLLERLAHLIEAKPNSTREVGWTSPEAAIQDLQEIREKLSPFVADTGAMLRQAVKDNRNILFEGAQATLLDLNYGTYPFVTSSHPTVGGIIVGTGVSHKAISKVYGVAKAFQTRVGHGPFATEVFGEMEHRLRGDGSKPWDEFGTTTGRPRRVGWLDLELLKYAVDLNGFDGLAINKVDVLSGLETIKVCVGYGSEGQPIYREMKGWGDTENATSRETLPKEAQAYLDLIEEHTQCPVVLFATGPEREKTFGEVHW, from the coding sequence ATGCCAGGAATCGCAATCATCGGGGCGCAGTGGGGAGACGAGGGCAAAGGCAAGGTCATTGACTTCCTCTCACCAGACGCGCACTTTGTCGCCCGTTACCAGGGGGGGGCCAATGCAGGTCACACCGTCAAGGCCAAAGGCAAAACCTACAAACTGAACCTGCTTCCCAGCGGCGTGCTGCGCGATGGTGTCGTCAGCATCCTCGGTGACGGCATGGTCATCGACCCCTGGAAGTTTCTGCAGGAACGCGAATCCCTGATTGAGGGTGGCCTCAACCCCACCCTGTACATCAGCCAGAACGCCCACCTCGTGCTGCCCCACCACAAGAGCGTGGATGCCCGCAAGGACTTCGTGGGCACCACCGGACGCGGCATCGGACCTGCTTACGCGGACCGTGCCCGCCGTGTGGGTGTGCGCATGGGCGACCTGAAAGACGACTCTGTGCTGCTCGAGCGTCTGGCCCACCTGATCGAGGCCAAACCCAACTCCACCAGAGAAGTGGGCTGGACTTCCCCTGAAGCGGCCATCCAGGACCTGCAGGAAATCCGTGAGAAGCTCTCTCCCTTTGTGGCCGACACCGGAGCCATGCTGCGCCAGGCCGTCAAGGACAACCGCAACATCCTCTTTGAAGGCGCACAGGCCACCCTGCTCGACCTGAACTACGGCACCTACCCCTTTGTGACCAGTTCCCACCCCACCGTGGGCGGGATCATCGTGGGCACCGGCGTGAGCCACAAGGCCATCAGCAAGGTTTATGGGGTTGCCAAAGCCTTCCAGACCCGCGTCGGGCACGGACCTTTCGCCACCGAAGTCTTCGGGGAGATGGAGCACCGCCTGCGTGGCGACGGCAGCAAACCCTGGGATGAGTTCGGCACCACCACCGGACGCCCCCGCCGTGTGGGCTGGCTGGACCTCGAACTGCTGAAGTACGCCGTGGACCTCAACGGCTTCGATGGTCTGGCCATCAACAAAGTGGATGTGCTCTCCGGCCTCGAAACCATCAAGGTGTGCGTGGGATACGGCAGCGAAGGCCAGCCCATCTACAGGGAAATGAAAGGCTGGGGAGACACCGAAAATGCCACCAGCCGTGAAACCCTGCCGAAAGAAGCCCAGGCTTACCTTGACCTGATCGAAGAACACACCCAGTGCCCTGTGGTGCTGTTCGCCACTGGTCCAGAGCGCGAAAAAACCTTCGGCGAAGTGCACTGGTAA
- a CDS encoding S41 family peptidase, with protein sequence MNMKMALLLVPCLLTACAQKSRTPAVWFDEATRVLQKNYYGYQVEKLKPLVEKHQNQFQTRCSSGCSWQDAERALQNLLTELGDSHTSYRTPEQLKQDQTDQRPDVGMRMAFLPEKQAHVILRVQEGSPAAKAGMRRGDAITAVNGVPCTPANQKLLKKTIQSGKPFKVSFESKNTGQKELALQSTVASTGYVPTLSTQNLPAGVGLLTVPDFDAWEKISPRIHALVKQATDAKLNTLIVDLRDNPGGYVYEMLSSASAFMKQVDLIDAYPKSQVHLVGWEGKIRQVGKLYLPFIYKAPPAAFWKGKVIALVNRRTASAAEVLAYNLQLQKRALVIGEPTRGLMNTTTDNYKLSNGGALSITITRSLDTNKKPYPERITPDLQVKDDLLALMDTGKDVMLERAIRLAQSGTAVPEGVR encoded by the coding sequence ATGAACATGAAAATGGCTTTGCTTCTGGTGCCCTGCCTGCTGACCGCCTGTGCCCAGAAGTCCAGGACACCTGCAGTGTGGTTTGATGAAGCCACCCGCGTGCTGCAGAAGAATTATTATGGTTATCAGGTGGAGAAACTGAAACCCCTGGTTGAAAAGCACCAGAACCAGTTCCAGACCCGTTGTTCCTCTGGCTGCTCCTGGCAGGACGCCGAAAGAGCGCTGCAAAACCTCCTCACCGAACTTGGAGATTCGCACACCTCATACCGCACCCCGGAGCAACTGAAGCAGGACCAGACCGATCAGCGTCCCGATGTGGGCATGCGCATGGCTTTTTTGCCCGAGAAACAGGCCCATGTGATCCTGCGGGTGCAGGAAGGCAGCCCTGCAGCAAAAGCGGGCATGCGGCGTGGAGATGCCATCACCGCAGTGAATGGTGTCCCATGCACACCTGCCAACCAGAAGCTGCTGAAAAAGACCATTCAGAGTGGAAAACCCTTCAAGGTCTCCTTCGAAAGCAAAAACACAGGCCAAAAAGAGCTGGCTTTACAGAGCACTGTGGCCTCGACAGGTTATGTGCCAACCCTGAGCACCCAGAACCTTCCTGCTGGAGTGGGCCTGCTCACAGTGCCTGATTTTGATGCCTGGGAAAAAATCAGCCCCAGAATCCATGCCCTGGTCAAACAGGCCACAGATGCAAAGCTGAACACCCTGATTGTGGACCTGCGAGACAATCCTGGAGGTTACGTCTATGAGATGCTCTCCAGTGCCTCTGCCTTCATGAAGCAGGTGGATCTCATTGACGCCTATCCCAAAAGCCAGGTGCATCTGGTGGGATGGGAAGGCAAGATTCGACAGGTGGGCAAACTCTACCTTCCTTTCATCTATAAAGCTCCCCCTGCAGCATTCTGGAAGGGCAAAGTGATCGCTCTGGTGAACCGCAGAACAGCATCCGCAGCAGAGGTTCTTGCCTACAACCTGCAATTGCAAAAACGCGCCCTGGTGATCGGTGAACCCACCCGGGGCCTGATGAACACCACCACCGACAATTACAAACTCTCCAATGGGGGCGCACTGAGCATCACCATCACCCGCAGCCTGGACACCAACAAAAAGCCCTACCCCGAGCGCATCACACCAGACCTGCAGGTCAAAGACGACCTGCTGGCCCTGATGGACACCGGAAAAGACGTGATGCTGGAACGGGCCATCCGGCTTGCACAGTCTGGCACAGCAGTGCCTGAGGGGGTCAGGTAG